A stretch of DNA from Vulpes lagopus strain Blue_001 chromosome 12, ASM1834538v1, whole genome shotgun sequence:
TTGGGGTCAggcaataaactaaaaataataataagattgaGTGacgtgaaaggaaaaaaaggagataaagcaGCGCAGAGTCAGAGAAAAGGGGATGGAGCCGCACTAGGCCAGGCGGGCGGGCCTCGATGATGGAGAGCGGTCCTGGAGAAGGGCGCAGCCCCAGAAGAGGAGAGAAGTGGTGTTTCAGGGGGACACGGATTCCGGGGGTTCTTCTTGAGAGCTCTCTGCTGGACAACGTGTTTCCCTCCGCCGCGGCGGGCCTCCGCGCTCCCACCCTGCCTCCCGGAGGAGATGCCCGGGGCAGCGGCCCGGAGGCGCGGCTCGCCGCCTCTCTGCGACCCGGGCGGGAACTAACAGCCGCGCGGAACTCAAGTCTCGAGGGAAACAGGCTCGGCGGGACGCGGAAGGAAGCGCCCACCGGAAGTGGCCCGCAGACCCGAACATGGCGGCCGCCGCGTCCTTGCACTGGGGCCTGAGACGAGCCGGGGCCTGGCTGCTCCCGTGGCCCGTGCGCTGCCCCCGGCGGGCTCTGCACAAGCAGACGGACGGCCCCGAGTTCCAGAGCATCTACAGCCTGGACAAGCTCTACCCGGAATCCCGGGGCTCGGACACCGCCTGGAGGCTCCCGGTGAgcgaggagggcggggaggaaggggaggaaggggcgTTTCCCCGCCGCTGCCGGAGACGTCAGCTTGCCGGGGCCGCATTGGCCGGGCGGGAGCAAACTGGAGCCGCGGGCGGCGGGAGCGAGCGGTGCCGTGGCCGCGGGACGggtcctgcccccagccccgcccccagccccgccccctggaGGCCCGGGAGCACTCAGGGTTTCCAAGAGCATCACCCGCTTTTCCGCGTTCGTTACCGGGCCTCCAAAGCGGACGCGAAATCCAGAGGCTGCCAAAAAGTTTGGAACCATTTGGGAAGTTACATGGTCCGTAGCTTCTAGGAACCCCAGCGCGCCTGAGGAAACTGGGCTTCTCTTCAAGACGCTTTTATTTCCAGCCCGCTGGGTACAGGCTCTTCGTCAGGCCCCGGGCAGGAGAGCGAGAGAGGACCTAGCCAGTTCTGGTCGCGTTTCCACCTGCAGGACTGAAAGACAGCATGCATTTATTCACTCACCCATTCAACAAACttcaaatgaaaacatgtttgtgTGCACTATGCTGGACATGGAGATagggaagtgggaaaaaaaaaacacaaccacaaTCTGAGTGTTTGTGGAGCTGATCTTCTAATGGAgggagacaataaataaaatcagaaatacagAGTGTGTGAGGTGGTCGTTAAGTACTTTGGAGAGAACAAAGCCTGGAAGGAACAAGTGCTAAAGAAGAGGGAAGgattgttgttttaagtaggATGGGAAGATGGCATTTGAGTAAGGACCTGGAAGAAGCAAGGCAGTGAGCCATGGGAATAGTGGGGAGATGAACATCCCTGCAGCCACCTCCAAGTGGTAGGTAGCATGCTCCACCTGTTCAAGGAACAGCAAGCAGGGAGGTGTGGCTGAGCAGGGGAGTCACAGCAGGTGAAGCtgaagaggagagggatgggATGGGGCAAGGCTTGTTCACAGGGTTAAAAGGCCTTTAGCTTTACTCTGAATGCCATGGAATCTATGGAGGATTTGAGGCAAAGGAGTGGAAAGGTCCAGCTTAGTTTTACAAGGATCACTCTtgggctcagttggtggagcgtgcaacttggggttgtgagttcaagccccatgttgggtgtagagggtacttaaaattaaaaaagaaaagtaaagaaacaagGATCACTTTCATAGAGCCTTACAGGGTGGACTGTAGAATGGTAAGAACAAGAAGGCCACTTACAAGATCGCAATAACACAGCCAAGAGATGATAAGCAGAGAGGAGGCACTAGGACTCATAAGAATTGGTCAGGTGTTAGGTATATTCCGAAACAAAAGCCTGTAGGATTTGCTGATGTATTTTCTATAAGAAGTGAgaataagggggatccctgagtggctcagcggtttagcgcatgcctttgacccagagtgtgatcctggagtcccaggatcaagtcccacgtcgggctccctgcatgaagcctgcttctccctctgcctatgtctctgcctctctctctctctctcatgaataaataaatcttaaaaaaaaaaaaaaagtgagaataagAGAAGAATTGAAGTCTGAGGTGGAAGAATTGAGTTGCCATTAGTGGAGATGAGAAAGttgtttgttctttctcattCAACAAAAAGTTTATTGTGTACCTACTTGGTCAGGCACTGTTTGAAGCATTGCAGATAAAACAGAGGCCTTGCTTCCTGGAGGTGATGTTCTAATGGAAGGAGCAGACagtaaagaaatgaggaagacacaTCTGGTAGCGAGGAGAAATAATGACAGACCAGGGTGCTGCCAGAGAGTTTGAACCAGGAAATTGGAAGTGATGAACATAGATGATATTTTCATCAACATAGATGCAGTGCTCTAGGGAAAGGAGTAGGATAGAGAAGAGAAAGGCTTCCAGGGGCATGTCAGTGTTTAAAAGTTGCAAAAGGCAAGCAAAAGAGCGTGGGAAAGTCATAGGGAGGTAAGAAGGAAGCTGGTGAGGACAGttcaggaggaagagggagaagaggcccTGAGGAAGCTGGGGCCTGGAGTCTTCCGTGCTGCAGAGAGTGCAGGGGGATGAGGATTTCACTCCCAAGTCATTCTAGGATGAAAAGGgatgaaggggggggggtgggatggggacgAGACAGGTGAGCATACCATGAGTTTGGGTGGCCAGAAGAGCCTCAGAGGGCCTGTGGACATGGGGCTCACAGACATTACTACTCAGAAACACCACAGGAGAGACACGGAGGTGAGAAGTCCTGGAGTGAGTAGTTCCATTTGACACAAACCGTCTAGGCAGATGGCCTCTCACGTGagcccctgtggcccaggaaGGAACAAGGTGGCCCACCAGGTTTGTTGCTCTGGGTTAGTAGAGCGTGTTCCTTTTGGAGTCTGTCTGAGGCACATGTACTGTGGAGCCTGCCTTGCTTCCAAGAAGCCAGGCCCCTGATGGTTGGTGCCCGATGCTAGCTAGCTAAGGCTGGAGATGTCAGTTCCAGTTTCCCAGAAGAGTGTTTCAGAGGTGGTACCTCTGGAGTCTGGGGAAACTTTTTCTGTCATCTTGATATGATTTTGCTGGGGAcctgaaaatatttgtattacatTTGCATTGTGGCTTTACGTCCTTTCTTTGATTGCCCTGGACCAGTTAGGAGTCACAGAGCAGGTGATGTTAATTTGACACTGTGTATGTTACATTGCAGGATGATGCAAAGCAAGCCAATAATGACATTCCACTAggtaagtaattttattttataaaaaatcagTCACTTCCCCCACTCCTCAACATTCCCTCCAGATCTTTCCAgcttaacaaaaataaactgtcttTTGGTGTGCAAAAGCAAAATCCTCTCAGTGCTGTTTAGAAGGCCAAAAAATGgtggtacagccactttagaGTGTTGTGTAGTGTACGTGTGCAAGCTCTTGACGATCTTGTGGCATGGGCCAGTCTCTACAGTAGATGAGTGGATGGTTATTTGGAAGAAGTTAAgctgcagggacgcctgggtggctcagtggttgggcgcctgcctttggctcaggtcatgatgcccggatctgggatcgagtcccgcattgggctccatgtgaggagcctgcttctccctctgcctgtgtctctgcctctctctgtgtctttcatgaataaataaataaaatcttaaaaaaaagaaattggatatGAGGACTGGCTTGAGAAATGGCAAAGAAAGGGCAGACTTGGTGGCTGGGGAACAGGAGGGTGGGACTTCTCCCTGTAAACTGTTTGCATAACTTTAGAATTGTGTGCAATACAAGGCAAGGCCTGACAGGCAGAGCCTGGGAAACAACAAGCCTTTTTTAGAATCAGAGAGTTTGTGACATCCACAGACAGTGAAAAGAGTAATAGCCATAGGTGCCGGCTCCTTGTGGCTCTTGTTCAGGGTGACACAGAAACAAAGAGGCTAGTTAACTGAGACACAAAGAAGAGGCCACTCTGTGGCCTAGGAGCTGGTGCCTTGCTGCAACTAGCAGTTTGGTCGCCGTCAGCTATGCCTTGAGGAGTACATGTGGCTGGAGGTGGCAAGAAAGCCCGTCTCATCAGAACCAAAGGCAAAAAGATTGTCTCCTGACAGCCTCCAGGGAGATAGGTGGGAACCAGCCATGTTGCAGCTCCTCACCTGCCCCAGGTGCTCTTGTGTTGGGGGGCCTCACAGACCTTTTTGAAAGACAGACCCTGCCCTGGCAGCCTCTGTGGATACAGGCAAGGTTGCCGACACGGTGCTGGAACTGTCCCCCCACAGTACCATGCATTCCTCACCTTTGCAGAGAAATgaattgatttgatttttcaagAGGAAGGAggtctctaggggcacctgggtggctcagtcagttaagtgtccagctcttgatctcagttcaggtctcgagctcagggttgtgaattcaagccccacattgggctctgtgctacgcatggagcttacattaaaaaaaaggagtaggggatgcctgggtggctcagtggtttagcgcctgcctttggcctggggcgtggtcctggagtcccacatccggctccctgcatggagcttgcttctccctctgcctgtgtctctgcctctctctctctttctctgtgtctctcatgaatgaataaatagaatctttaagaaaaaatatagacgggtgcctgggtggctcagtcggttaagcatctgccttcagctcaggtcatgatcccagggtcctgggatggagccctccatcgggcttcttgctcagctggaagtctgcttcttcttctcccctctgcctctcctgctgcttgtgctctctctgtctctcaaatgaataaataaaatctttttaaaaacagaacaaagtctCAGAAGCAGTCCTGAGATGGGCCACCACTGCCCATCAAGGCCTGCTCTCCACTGCCTTGGGGCCAGTTCTTTGCCACCCATACCTCTTGCAGCTCCATCCAGTCTTCTGAAATCTTCCCACTACCATCTTCCCCACTTTCCTCAGACACTGTGAGTCTGCTTTCCACGAATtacaaaaacagaaggaaggaacctcattttacattttacagacaaacaaacctgaggcccagagaagcagagggacttTGCCAAGATCATAGTGATAGAAGCAAGGTTCCCAGCTCCAGTTCAAGTACACTTTCATCCAGCAGATGTTTCTACACGCTGACGGGGCACTGGACCACACACTGAATATCTGTCCCCTTGCAGCTTACAGTCTGTGGGGATCCCACATCCACcacattttgaaataaacaaCAGTAAACTAAGTTTGTCCCTTAGTTTGAGCTTTTGagtctttgctttaaaacaaacaaatggtggggcacctgggtggctcagtggttaagcatctgcctttggctcaggtcaggatcccagggtcctgggatcgagtcccacatcaggttccccacagggagcctgcttctccctctgcctatgtgtctgcctctctccgtctcatgaataaaaaaatcttaagagggGCAGcgccggtggcgcagcggtttagcgctgcctgcagctccgggcgtgatcctggagacccgggatcgagtcccacatcaggctccctgcatggagcctgctcctccctctgcctgtgtctctgcctctctctagctgtgtctctatgaataaataaataaaatcttaaaaaaaaaaatcttaaggaaaaaaaaaaaggcaaaaagcttGGGGCAGCTGGATCTAGTGAGATGGACTGGACCAGAAGCAGACAACCCAGGTCATGATTTTACAGCCTCTACTGTGATCCTGGGAAGGACActtactcttgattttagttttgACATCTGTGAATAATCTCTGACTTTACTGCTCTGAATGTTACATTAGTATATGTAAAAGCCATTGAAAGAGGGGTGTAATGGGGATAGTGATGTTGATAATAAATTAACAGTTTGTGCATTTTGCCATggaataatctttttctttttggtgtgtgtTCTGTTTTTATAGATCGTTTGACGATATCTTATTGTCGGAGTAGCGGTCCTGGGGGCCAGAATGTTAACAAAGGTACAAGGCaccttgttttctttcattttaaaacttggcTGGGAGATGTACTTGAGTTCAGTGCTTACATTCATATGgaataaagggattttttttagcAGAAGCTCAAATACCACCAGTTTATAATAatcctctttattcttttgaatgtggTCTGATCCTTAGACTCTCAGCTGTGGGTTGCTAGGACCAGGGTTGGCTTGTGGGCCTAAACAAAGGGAAATCACAGTGTGAGTTGGCAGCCAGCTCAGAGAACaggtttccttccttctcatggaACCCATCCCCCCATTCTTTTCAGACCCACTAAACTGTAAGAGAAGCACTGAGCATTTAGTTCCTGGAAGTTACTTTTTGTCCAGAAGTGCCTCGCTACGTTTGCAGGCTCATTCCATCACCAACTTTGCATTCCCAAGTTGACACAGGAAACGTCCTTGGCTGGATGTCTTGTCTCCCTGTTTCAGGATCATCACCAGCCACAGGGTGCAGAGCCTACTTGAGAGTCTCAGTGACCCGTGCTCTCTCGTCCCTTTATTCACAGTGAATTCCAAGGCTGAAGTCAGGTTCCATTTGGCAACTGCCGAGTGGATCGCAGAGCCCGTGCGGCAGAAGATAGCCATCACGGTAACCACGGACTCCTTTTTCTGTAATCCCTCAGTTGCATTTAAACCTTTACTCTGTGGAACTCAGGTTTGCCTTTGTTCTCTGCAGCATAGAAATAAGATCAACAAGTCAGGAGAGTTGATACTCACCTCTGAATGCAGCCGCTACCAGTTCCGAAATCTGGCAGATTGTCTTCAGAAAATTCGAGACATGATTGCTAAGGCCAGCCAGACAGCTAAGGAGCCATCCAAAGAAGATGCTTTATTACATAGGCTCAGGTGCCAGAAAGTGCCCCAAGCTCCTCTCAGCTGATTCTTGGGGGGGTTGAGGGGTCGCTGCACAGAGGAGACAGGAGGTAGGGGGAGGGCACGACTTCCCAGCAGAAGGTGGGGAAGCTCTGGGAGTGAGAGAGGCCTCCTAACCGAGTGGGGCCCCCACAGTGCTGATCTGCTGCTCTGCTTCCCACCCAGCTGCTAGCAACTGTCATCACTTTGAAAAGCATCGATGGGGCATCTGGGCCTAATTGCAGTCTTTTTGTTTTCAGGATAGAAAACATGAATCGGGAGAGGCTGAGAAAAAAGCGAATAAATTCTGCCATAAAAACAGGCAGGAGGGTGGACATGGACTGAAGTCCCCTCCAGAGTCACTCGGCCCTCTCTGGGGGTCCAGGCTGcagcagcccagagcctgacaccGGCAGAAGACCCTGAGAATGTTCATTTGGAAAGGGGGATGCAGGCCTGAGTTGCAAAGGTCTTCATAGGCAATCACGTGTTATCGAACCTTAATTATCCATTTCATGTATTAGCTGCAGTAAAATTGCAATAAATGCGATAGGCTTCACCTCATGCAGAATGCTTCAGAACAGAATTCCAACCTTTTCTGTCCATTGAAATCTGCCTCACAATTGTGGAGCGCAGTGgtcagcggggggcggggggggtgacAACAATGAGCTGCGGTGTCTGCACTCAGGGAACATacctggggtgggagggctgAGACAGGTTAGCAGACCTCTGAGGCTGAGGGGGCTTGAAAAGGGAATAGAATCTTAgtagaggtggggagggacatGCCAGTTGGAAGGAACAGCATGAATATGGGAAAAGAAAAGGCTGGGGTGGAGAACCCAAGGAAGCTATCTGAATGATGGATTTGAGCCAGGGGGTTGTGGGAGGTGAGTCTCGAAAGGGAGACAGAAGCTCTGTGGAGACTCAAATTTAAGTTCAagagtttagattttaaaaaatgtaggtgacagggaggggcgcctgggtggctcagtcagttaagcatccaactcttcgttttggctcagatcaggatctcagggtcatgcactcagcagtgagtctgctggTGCCTCCTCCTGCTtgagcacacatgtgcatgctcctgtgcacgttctctctctctctctctttccctctccctcaaataaataaaatcttttaaaaaagaaatgtaggtgAAGGGGAACTGCTGAGATTCTCAAGTGGGAAGGAGTACCACGTGTTAGGTACTGTCACATGCTGTGGGGTTTTAGAGGCAAGAAAAAAACGAGTTGGAACTGAAAATAGGTTTTTGCAATCCTCTGGGTATGGGAAGCACCCAGGCCAGCATAACTATAGCAGCTCACTCTGGTGTGTATTAATTTATTAGAATGTTCTCTATAATTTTGACCTAGTTCACTCGTTCAGCAGATACTCCGTTGTGATGCTCTAAATGCCAGACAATTAGCTGTAGTAGTATATACACTTGATGTGAGCAGGGCCCTCATCATTCATGTGAGTGTAAACAAAGGGTTAAAAACTTACTGATAAATGACTAGCAAGAGTCCCCTCAATAGACTCAGGGCCCAGGAGGGGATGAAGCTCATACGCAAGACAGTGCAACGTTGATTTGTTTATTCGTTAACAAATAGTGAAAGCCAGGCACTGGTGAAGTCCCAGGGACTCAGCAATGAACAAAAGGAGTCCTttctgaggcacctgagtggctcagtcagttaagcatctgccttcaggtcatgatcctggggtcctgggatcgagctgcgcatcgggctccctgctcagcagagtctgtttctccatctctctctgctgttccccctgcttgtgctctctggctcactctctctatcaaataatttttttttttttttcaaaagctcttTCTTCCAGACAATTTACATTCGGTCAGGTGATGATAAAAGCTGAGAAGAAAAATGGATTCCTGTTATGGTAACAACCTAAAACGTGGTAAATAATTTGTCTGAATAGGCTCTGGGAACCAGAGAAGCAACTAGTTCCAGCTTGAGGGTCAGAGAAAATAAACTTGCTGGAGATGGGGAGGAAGGACGGGAGGGGCCAGTCATGCAAACAAGGTAAGAGCTTAAAATGTGACCCCTGGGACATTTATACTACCTCTGCAGAGGCTGTCGGGAAGGTGTCTGTGAAGGGAGATGAGCATAGGCTGGCGGACTGACCCATGTAGGAGGCAGGGACCCATCCTTGGAACTAGGGCAGTGGCAACAAGAAAGGAGAGCCACTAGCAGGTGCAAAAGGGTGATGGAGACAGAAGATGGCTCCA
This window harbors:
- the MRPL58 gene encoding peptidyl-tRNA hydrolase ICT1, mitochondrial, translated to MAAAASLHWGLRRAGAWLLPWPVRCPRRALHKQTDGPEFQSIYSLDKLYPESRGSDTAWRLPDDAKQANNDIPLDRLTISYCRSSGPGGQNVNKVNSKAEVRFHLATAEWIAEPVRQKIAITHRNKINKSGELILTSECSRYQFRNLADCLQKIRDMIAKASQTAKEPSKEDALLHRLRIENMNRERLRKKRINSAIKTGRRVDMD